A single genomic interval of Plodia interpunctella isolate USDA-ARS_2022_Savannah chromosome 14, ilPloInte3.2, whole genome shotgun sequence harbors:
- the Ing3 gene encoding inhibitor of growth protein 3: MLYLEDYLEMIEHLPQELRDRFTEMREMDLSVQNNMDTLEKRVRTLFAGCRRGEMNTDQANTEFADIKQGYNKTLEEADEKVALANQMRDLVDRYLRRLDTELHKFKCELEADNKGITELLEKRSLELDINTNHTPTPNNNHYKENRYRIREKRHSWGTRESRTHATSGNLSRTDSAIQAALGRDSYSLGHAGSAIAAAASQAIAATQQMQQGRRTASLKASYEAVAGDLHSHHDHGHGLSSGHSQTTSVHGHHTTSHGHSNSSSHKKQKQKKNAYGSSSSMSSHTQQATAASRSSSPTVVGNLGHAVSLPEPLEEEWAYDPNEPRYCVCNQVSYGDMVACDNQDCPYEWFHYPCVGITAPPKGKWYCPPCQASRRNRAHRKN, encoded by the exons atgttatatctTGAGGATTATTTGGAAA TGATTGAACATCTACCGCAAGAATTAAGAGATAGGTTCACAGAAATGCGTGAGATGGATTTATCAGTACAAA ataacaTGGACACTCTGGAGAAAAGAGTAAGAACATTATTTGCTGGTTGTCGCCGTGGTGAAATGAATACAGATCAAGCCAACACAGAGTTTGCTGATATCAAACAAGGTTATAACAAGACATTGGAGGAAGCTGATGAAAAAGTTGCATTAGCCAATCAAATGAGGGACTTGGTTGATCGTTATTTGCGAAGACTGg ATACTGAGCTTCATAAATTCAAGTGTGAATTGGAAGCGGACAACAAAGGAATAACAGAACTGCTAGAAAAGAGATCATTGGAGTTAGATATCAACACAAATCACACACCAACACCAAACAATAACCATTATAAGGAAAACAg ATATAGGATTAGAGAGAAACGCCACAGTTGGGGCACCAGGGAGTCTCGCACCCATGCTACTTCTGGGAACCTGTCGAGAACAGATTCAGCTATCCAg gcTGCTTTAGGACGTGATTCCTACAGTTTGGGACATGCTGGCAGCGCAATAGCGGCTGCCGCAAGCCAGGCCATTGCTGCTACTCAACAg ATGCAGCAGGGGCGGCGCACGGCGTCGCTGAAGGCCTCGTACGAGGCGGTGGCGGGCGACCTTCACTCTCACCACGACCACG GTCATGGCCTGAGTTCTGGTCACAGTCAAACCACCAGTGTCCACGGACACCATACAACTTCACATGGCCACAGCAACTCTTCATCTCACaagaaacagaaacaaaa gaaaAATGCATATGGTTCGTCGTCAAGCATGTCTTCTCACACGCAGCAAGCGACGGCGGCCAGCCGCTCTTCGTCGCCTACtgttgt CGGCAACCTGGGCCACGCGGTGTCGCTGCCGGAGCCGCTGGAGGAGGAGTGGGCCTACGACCCCAACGAGCCGCGCTACTGCGTCTGCAACCAGGTCTCCTACGGCGACATGGTGGCCTGCGACAACCAAGAC TGTCCGTACGAGTGGTTCCACTACCCGTGCGTGGGCATCACGGCCCCGCCCAAGGGCAAGTGGTACTGCCCGCCCTGCCAGGCCAGTCGCCGCAACCGCGCGCACCGCAAGAACTGA
- the LOC128675481 gene encoding calcyclin-binding protein, producing MSEGKLKELRSDIDELNALLKQAKRKKVQDILSLEVRKLETEWITIKEKEDVPASPMEVSPVPTTSAPTQSKRYQIKLNGYGWDQSDKFIQVFVTLKDVQTVPKEQVYCKLTERSMELHVDSLDNKDYLLVINNLLEPINVAECHWKQKTDRVVVFLAKKQQNVKWSHMTEIEKKFEDQRNNRFKADDMDKNKDPQESIMSLMKNMYETGDDEMKRMISKAWYEGQHKKKTDTIDF from the exons ATGTCTGAAGGAAAATTGAAAGAG ttGCGAAGTGATATTGACGAATTGAATGCATTACTGAAGCAAGCAAAACGCAAGAAGGTCCAAGACATTTTGTCTCTCGAAGTCCGTAAATTGGAAACAGAATGGATTACGATTAAAGAAAAAGAGGATGTTCCAGCCAGTCCTATGGAAGTGTCACCTGTTCCAACTACTTCAGCTCCAACACAAAGCAAGAGATACCAGATAAAGCTTAATGGATATG GTTGGGATCAGTCTGACAAGTTCATCCAAGTGTTTGTCACCTTGAAAGACGTCCAAACAGTGCCAAAAGAGCAAGTGTACTGCAAACTGACAGAGCGCTCCATGGAACTCCATGTAGACAGCTTGGACAATAAGGACTACCTTTTAGTCATCAATAATCTGCTAGAGCCCATTAATGTTGCTGAATGCCATTGGAAACAAAAAACTG ACAGAGTTGTTGTTTTCTTGGCGAAGAAACagcaaaatgtaaaatggTCACACATGACAGAGATAGAGAAGAAGTTTGAGGATCAGCGCAACAACCGATTCAAAGCTGATGACATGGATAAGAATAAGGATCCACAGGAGTCCATTATGAGTCTCATGAAGAATAT GTATGAAACTGGTGATGATGAAATGAAAAGAATGATATCCAAGGCATGGTATGAAGGCCAACACAAAAAGAAGACAGATACAATAGATTTCTAA
- the LOC128675480 gene encoding uncharacterized protein PF3D7_1120000-like: MYKWSLLLLASAAVFQPIASFTERNLVDGRQQCCDHQPHLLHRDTRLDFYGNYRFNKVASDDRRVNGQRVAETRRYEVRSVETAPFRDTESPNSRRDISGPSARSSRLDRRAVEINSRIQRTRYVTRERFNWVSGQRERDYSDTARVGNDQRSRLSMDSRREQRLLTRETTNMRNVRAFSEGRDLLQRTRNDVVQANIRNRRVSRETEFLNRRSNVDLRDSRRQNVNNINKEDRSLERVRDVSESRLSSVRSRLVDNNRRITRENMMREINLNQRVARESLDERRVRETPESRLVNHRRALNERHQIREDFRQERFAGANRRFANVAERDVLMRTRPESTERSEERQSRKIRENIRENNAKRDAQRSAIEVNRRLVRSVDRSFTRDADIERRQVTRSLDRRSNIAFRSLETRRSSLSRHESRNMIRNDVRRIQNTRDDARDTHNTERRSLDHQTRKDGRYSTTNNAIRSPSEDRTMSHLIRRHTDVRSRIMEQRIDSPTENNRGFRDQSSRTEARRNLQNREQERHENRRISDRRMERSRFEARAIENVRTERHDERFDNRADTRNQMRSNRVNEIPEVLVRRSRELERDAIRTRDARVDHERMQNMRETRNKEVRNTRNADTRDRSETRSRLALTEAARFRREYSTKSLEQESFALNWQYLFYTLQGIYLCGIIATMMKEKPENHKSRSWWGIYTKAVKAD, translated from the exons ATGTATAAGTGGAGTTTACTGCTACTTGCGTCTGCCGCGGTGTTCCAGCCTATTGCGTCCTTCACCGAGCGCAACCTCGTTGATGGAAGGCAACAGTGTTGTGATCACCAACCGCATTTACTCCACCGAGACACTAGGCTCGACTTTTATGGAAATTACCGTTTTAACAAAGTTGCATCCGATGACCGTAGAGTAAATGGCCAACGTGTAGCAGAAACTCGAAGATATGAAGTAAGAAGCGTCGAAACTGCACCATTTCGAGACACGGAAAGTCCGAATTCCCGCAGAGACATCTCAGGCCCCAGTGCTAGATCATCTCGATTAGATCGCCGGGCTGTTGAAATAAACTCCCGCATTCAAAGAACCAGATATGTCACACGAGAACGTTTTAATTGGGTGTCCGGCCAGAGGGAACGTGACTATTCTGACACAGCGCGAGTTGGCAACGATCAACGATCCCGTCTATCCATGGATAGCCGCCGAGAACAACGTCTGCTTACTAGAGAAACTACTAACATGCGAAATGTTAGAGCGTTCAGTGAGGGAAGAGACTTACTCCAAAGAACGAGAAATGACGTAGTCCAGGCTAACATTCGAAACAGGCGTGTTTCAAGGGAGAcagaatttttaaatcgtCGCAGTAATGTTGATCTCCGAGACTCCAGGCGTCAGAATGTGAATAACATTAATAAGGAAGATCGTTCTTTAGAGAGAGTTCGCGATGTCAGCGAATCTAGACTTTCCTCAGTCAGGTCTAGACTGGTAGACAACAATAGGCGAATAACAAGGGAAAATATGATGcgcgaaattaatttaaaccaGCGGGTAGCTAGAGAGTCATTAGATGAAAGGAGAGTTCGTGAAACTCCTGAATCCAGACTTGTGAATCATCGCCGCGCCCTAAATGAAAGACACCAAATCCGTGAGGATTTTAGACAGGAGCGATTTGCCGGCGCTAATCGGAGATTTGCGAACGTCGCCGAAAGAGATGTTCTAATGAGGACAAGACCAGAGTCGACAGAGAGGAGTGAAGAACGTCAGTCACGTAAGATTCGTGAAAATATAAGGGAAAATAATGCTAAAAGGGATGCTCAACGAAGCGCTATTGAAGTTAATCGACGACTTGTCAGGTCTGTTGACCGTTCATTTACTAGAGATGCAGACATAGAACGACGTCAGGTGACTAGGTCTCTGGATCGTCGATCAAATATAGCTTTTAGATCATTAGAAACTAGAAGATCTTCACTTTCTCGCCATGAAAGCAGGAACATGATCAGAAATGATGTCAGGCGTATCCAAAATACTCGTGATGATGCGAGAGATACGCACAATACTGAACGGCGATCCCTAGATCATCAGACGAGGAAAGATGGGCGCTATAGTACAACAAATAATGCAATTCGAAGCCCTAGCGAAGATAGGACTATGTCACACCTAATCAGGCGCCACACAGACGTTCGATCTAGAATTATGGAGCAACGCATAGACAGCCCAACTGAAAATAATCGGGGATTCAGAGATCAGAGCTCCAGAACCGAAGCGCGAAGGAATTTACAAAATCGTGAACAAGAACGTCACGAAAATCGCAGGATTTCTGATCGACGAATGGAAAGAAGCCGTTTCGAAGCGCGGGCGATTGAAAATGTAAGAACAGAACGGCACGACGAAAGATTTGACAATAGAGCTGATACGAGGAACCAGATGAGGTCTAACCGTGTCAACGAAATACCTGAGGTTTTAGTGCGACGATCCAGGGAGCTAGAAAGAGATGCGATTCGCACTCGTGATGCTCGAGTTGACCATGAGCGAATGCAGAATATGAGGGAAACACGTAACAAAGAAGTCAGGAATACACGTAATGCTGATACGCGTGATAGAAGCGAGACTCGATCTCGACTTGCACTGACAGAAGCAGCAAGATTCCGCCGTGAATACTCGACCAAGTCCTTGGAACAAGAATCATTTGCCTTGAATTGGCAATACTTGTTCTACACTCTGCAGGGCATATACCTGTGTGGCATCATCGCAACAATGATGAAAGAGAAACCCGAGAATCACAAGTCAAG ATCCTGGTGGGGAATTTACACAAAAGCCGTCAAAGCTGATTAA
- the RpL13A gene encoding large ribosomal subunit protein uL13 encodes MTGFSNKAIVIDGRGHLLGRLAAVIAKVLLEGNKVVVVRCEQLNISGNFFRNKLKFMSFLRKRCNVNPARGPFHFRAPSKILWKTVRGMIPHKTERGKDALRRLRAYDGCPPPYDNRRRVVVPAALRVFCLKPGRKYCHVGRLSHEVGWKYRDVVRKLEDKRKFKAVHKVAYERKLKKITKDAGEKVAKATAPFSAVIKSYGYN; translated from the exons ATGACGGGCTTTAGCAATAAG GCCATAGTTATCGATGGTCGTGGGCACCTACTGGGTCGCCTGGCCGCAGTCATCGCTAAAGTCCTGCTGGAGGGGAACAAAGTTGTGGTCGTACGATGTGAACAACTAAACATCTCCGGCAACTTCTTCAG GAACAAACTAAAGTTTATGTCATTCCTGCGCAAGAGGTGCAATGTGAACCCAGCCCGTGGACCATTCCACTTCAGAGCCCCCTCAAAGATCCTCTGGAAGACAGTCCGAG GCATGATCCCACACAAGACTGAGCGTGGAAAGGACGCTCTCAGAAGGCTCCGCGCATACGACGGCTGCCCTCCACCGTACGACAATCGCCGCAGGGTGGTCGTACCTGCTGCTCTTCGGGTATTCTGCTTGAAGCCCGGCCGtaag tactGCCACGTCGGCCGTCTATCCCACGAAGTCGGCTGGAAGTACCGCGACGTCGTCAGGAAGCTGGAGGACAAGAGAAAGTTCAAGGCTGTCCACAAAGTCGCTTACGAGAGGAAACTCAAG AAAATCACCAAGGATGCCGGCGAAAAGGTAGCAAAGGCGACGGCGCCCTTCTCTGCCGTCATCAAATCCTATGGATACAACTAG
- the GXIVsPLA2 gene encoding group XIIA secretory phospholipase A2: MEIPYRKIFIYVLTFVAYAYTGVGSNMLRNLKDAVLSAESVFGDMLGNVIKVAEKFRSLHEVFDAAVEEECIYTCPEGVKPTRNKNHVPKADGCGSLGLNISPEYLPLDLMTNCCNTHDICYDTCNSGKEICDLEFKRCLYNYCDTYKSVNVAGETLSKGCKAAAKLLFTGTLTLGCKSYLDAQKNACYCSPPKNNKYKKYSGAGEL, translated from the exons ATGGAGATACCTTACaggaaaatttttatttatgttttaacctTCGTAGCCTACGCCTACACAGGTGTAGGTTCGAATATGTTAAGAAATTTAAAGGATGCTGTATTATCAGCAGAATCTGTATTTGGGGATATGCTAGGAAATGTAATAAAGGTGGCTGAGAAATTCAGATCATTACATGAAGTATTTGATGCGGCAGTTGAGGAAGAATGCATTTATACATGTCCAGAAG GTGTTAAACCAACTCGTAACAAAAATCATGTGCCAAAGGCTGATGGCTGTGGTTCTTTAGGGTTGAACATATCGCCCGAATACCTTCCATTGGATCTGATGACAAACTGTTGTAACACACATGATATATGTTATGATACTTGTAACAGTGGGAAGGAAATTTGTGATCTAGAGTTTAAGAGATGTCTATATAACTATTGTGATACTTATAAATCTGTTAATGTTGCTGGTGAAACATTATCAAAAG gATGCAAAGCAGCAGCCAAACTACTATTCACTGGCACACTCACACTTGGTTGTAAATCTTATTTGGATGCCCAGAAGAATGCATGTTATTGTTCTCCACCTAagaataataagtataaaaaatattctggcGCTGGAGAATTATAA